Proteins encoded by one window of Anabaena sphaerica FACHB-251:
- a CDS encoding phage tail protein produces MSQAISREILAISLTSMQPPEEAASTNLTLKDSKTDEPINNELLLRPGEVGQMLLRLVNVANRPLQWQLRIVGDFPYDWCEWTQPNFEEIAPNQIVERVINFKVKVDFFENQLILNPENPLLQINYQSQIYIYIDEGREPQLIQYRIFHLLVRPNNTYLNFLPTLYREVDFIGRFVSILEQAFDPAVQTLDTLWAYLDPITAPKALLPFLAHWVGWEMDNRWDIERQRHLIRNAIILYRWHGTRYGLRLYLHLYTGLPLEQIQIREIFEQGFVLGSTYIGEDSMLGGGRPYHFIVELDLEPSNQIDEGLVRDMIERQKPAFCTYDLEINNL; encoded by the coding sequence ATGAGTCAAGCAATTTCCCGTGAAATTTTAGCGATATCGTTGACTTCTATGCAACCTCCAGAAGAGGCGGCATCAACAAACTTAACACTCAAAGATAGCAAAACTGACGAGCCAATTAATAATGAACTTTTGCTCCGACCTGGAGAAGTGGGGCAAATGTTGTTGAGGCTGGTAAATGTAGCAAATCGTCCACTACAATGGCAACTGAGAATTGTCGGTGATTTTCCCTATGATTGGTGTGAGTGGACTCAACCAAATTTTGAAGAAATCGCACCTAACCAAATAGTTGAAAGAGTAATCAACTTCAAGGTTAAAGTTGACTTTTTTGAAAATCAATTAATCTTAAATCCCGAAAATCCACTATTACAAATTAATTACCAAAGTCAAATTTATATCTATATAGATGAAGGTAGAGAACCACAACTCATACAATATCGAATTTTTCACCTTTTAGTTCGTCCTAACAATACTTATCTGAATTTTTTACCTACATTGTATAGAGAAGTAGACTTTATCGGGCGATTTGTGAGCATTTTAGAGCAAGCTTTTGACCCCGCAGTTCAAACTCTTGATACACTTTGGGCATATCTAGACCCTATTACAGCGCCCAAAGCTTTACTTCCCTTTCTCGCTCATTGGGTAGGTTGGGAAATGGATAACCGTTGGGATATTGAAAGACAACGGCATCTGATCCGCAATGCAATCATCCTTTATCGTTGGCATGGTACTCGGTATGGTTTGCGTTTGTACTTGCATCTTTATACAGGCTTACCTTTAGAACAAATTCAGATTAGAGAAATTTTTGAGCAAGGTTTTGTCCTGGGATCAACATACATAGGTGAAGACTCAATGTTAGGGGGTGGTCGTCCCTATCATTTCATTGTAGAACTGGATTTGGAACCATCAAATCAAATTGATGAAGGATTAGTGAGGGATATGATTGAACGCCAAAAACCTGCTTTTTGTACTTACGATTTAGAAATCAACAACTTGTGA